The Limnospira fusiformis SAG 85.79 genomic interval AGCCAATCTTTGAGGTTATCGAGTCCGCCAATATCAGATATATTTTCCTTGGCGGGGTAGAAATCCAAAATTTGAGTTTGGCGAATAGTTTGGCGTTTCTCTTCCAAAATCAGCTCTATATCACTGGGTTGTAGTTCCCCATGATTAGCGATCGCCTTAGCCAAAATCCGGCGAATGCGCTCCAGAGACAGACCCTGAAACGAGCGCACCATTTCATCTAACAGACGTGGCTCTGGGGTTTTTCCCGTTGCCATCAATAGGCTTTCCACCGATTTAGCAATAGTGAGGCGATCGGGCAATGGAAATTCCAGAATCGTGATCACTTCGCTGAGGTCTTCAGCAATAGTAACTTGGGGGGAAATAATCACCAAATTTTTCGGTTGAGACTTGAGGCGACGCGCCAGATTACGGATTTTACGAGAAATGGAAATATCATCTAAAAACCGATGAAAGTCCCGCAAAATAAAAATCGCCGGTGTCGTGTCCGGCACTTTTTCCACAAACTCCAAGGCGAGGAGGGGGTTACGAACTGCAAATCCCATATCATTAGGATTTCCCTCGTTGTAACCTTCTACAAAATCCCACACATAAACTGCTCGATTTCCTTGGTTCAAACCTACCTGCTTGATAGTTAACTCAAGGCGCTCCTCCTCTAATGTGGGAATATAAATCACCGGATAGCGCGATCGCAGTAATAATTCAAACTCCTGGTTAAATTGGCTCATGGCTTTTTTATCCAGATAATTGTTTTTTTAACGCTTCCAAGGCTGCCCAGCGGTGATCTATCGCTGAATCTACTGATTCCGAAACCTCAGTCGGGGCCGTAGGTACTTGACACATCGTGTCACACAGTTGACGACCTGGTAATTCCAAACACAACTGCTGATAAAACCAATCCGTAGGAGAAAAATGCCCTTGAGGGTCTAGGGTTTCCACCAAATCCTCAAAAGCCACCTCCACCTCTTCAGCGATCTGGTAATCAGATGATTTTTCTAACCAGATCGCCTCACTCGTCAGAATTTTCAAGCGGTGGTTGTACTGTTTCAGACAGCGATCGCAAGTCAAAGTTACAATCGTCTCCGCACGACCCTGGACATCCAAAAATGTCGTCTTATGACTAACTCGCATATACCCTCGCACCGGAGTCAGGGTATCCAAACCCGGGATAAACTCCTCAAACTGAAACTCCACCGTCCGCTGATGTGCATTAAGCAAATGAGGGATGTAAATAGCATCCATAATCTTGTGGCCGTCGCTTATTGTGCCAAAATGTTTGTCAGGCTTTCACTTTAATCACTAGACGGCGATCGGGTTCACTCCCCTGACTATAAGTTTCCACACCCTCACTATCCTTGAGAATATTATGGATTAGCCGTCGTTCCACCGAAGATAGGGACTTAATTTCCAACTCTATCCCCGTTTGTCGCACCTGACTCGCCGCATTTTCCGCCAAAGATCTTAACTCTTGGTAGCGGCGGGCGCGATACCCATTTAGCTCCACAGTATAAGCCACTTTTTCACCGTTGTCTTTCCCCAAATTCAGAATCGTATTAACCAAATACTGAATCGAATCGAGTCCCTCACCACCATCACCAATCAGATTTTTAGCCTGTTCAGGGGATATATTGGGACTTTGAATGGTTAACCAGTAGGAGTCTTCCTCCTCTGTAGGGACAA includes:
- a CDS encoding YceD family protein; its protein translation is MDAIYIPHLLNAHQRTVEFQFEEFIPGLDTLTPVRGYMRVSHKTTFLDVQGRAETIVTLTCDRCLKQYNHRLKILTSEAIWLEKSSDYQIAEEVEVAFEDLVETLDPQGHFSPTDWFYQQLCLELPGRQLCDTMCQVPTAPTEVSESVDSAIDHRWAALEALKKQLSG
- a CDS encoding Jag family protein codes for the protein MDKTQISRGQEWIEELLKLGDISGNVVPTEEEDSYWLTIQSPNISPEQAKNLIGDGGEGLDSIQYLVNTILNLGKDNGEKVAYTVELNGYRARRYQELRSLAENAASQVRQTGIELEIKSLSSVERRLIHNILKDSEGVETYSQGSEPDRRLVIKVKA